From Triticum urartu cultivar G1812 chromosome 2, Tu2.1, whole genome shotgun sequence, a single genomic window includes:
- the LOC125541078 gene encoding L-type lectin-domain containing receptor kinase SIT2-like: protein MLSESLLALGLLLLLSLSLDGEVALAAEDGEFAYQGFATANLTLDGLATVMPNGLLLLTDTESANTGHAFHPAPLQFLESSTTTTNSTTMARSFSATFVFAISSRYDGLTSYGLAFVVAPTSNLSATNGGRYIGLLNATNGTASHRILAVELDTIMDVAFRDIDSNHVGIDVNSLVSRQAKPAGYYSNENGAFQDLRLNSRKPMQVWVDYDAQARRINVTLAPVQVPKPRNPLLSEAIDLSTVMVEEMYVGFSASSGTPGDNHHSVLGWSFSFDGPAPTLDFFKLPALPRLGPKPRPKILDAVLPPAAVSLVIAVLAAVFFFLWHRRRFAEVREDWEDEFSPHRFAYKDLFHATEGFSGRNLLGVGGFGRVYRGLLSVSNLEVAVKRVSHDSKQGLREFIAEVVSIGRLQHRNLARLLGYCRRKGELLLVYEYMKNGSLDKYLYTQNKPALHWPERYRIIKGVASSLLYLHEEWEQIVIHRDIKASNVLLDSQMNGRLDDFGLARLYDHGTVSKTTHVVGTMGYLAPELIRTGKATPLTDVFAFGVFLLEVACGRRPINSTKDITELVLVDWVLEHHRNGSILDVVDPRLMGNFNPEEATLLLKLGLLCSYPSANARPSMRKVMQYLDRDQSIPDMSAYMSYNRIAMMQNEGFDSYIMSYPSSNMNICVVSGESSVSILEEGR from the coding sequence ATGCTTTCTGAGTCTCTGCTTGCGCTTGGTCTGCTCCTCCTGCTGAGCCTGAGCCTTGACGGAGAGGTGGCCCTCGCGGCGGAAGACGGCGAGTTCGCCTACCAAGGCTTCGCCACGGCGAACCTTACGCTGGATGGCCTCGCCACCGTCATGCCCAACGGCCTCCTGCTGCTCACCGACACGGAGTCCGCGAACACGGGCCATGCCTTCCACCCCGCGCCACTCCAGTTCCTCGAAAGTTCCACCACGACGACGAACAGCACCACCATGGCGCGGTCCTTCTCCGCGACCTTCGTGTTTGCCATTTCGTCCAGGTACGATGGCCTGACCAGCTACGGGCTTGCGTTCGTCGTCGCTCCGACCTCGAACCTCTCGGCTACGAACGGCGGGCGGTACATTGGCCTCCTCAACGCGACAAACGGCACGGCGAGCCACCGCATCCTGGCGGTCGAGCTCGACACCATCATGGACGTCGCGTTCCGCGACATCGACAGCAACCACGTCGGCATCGACGTCAACAGCCTCGTCTCACGGCAGGCCAAGCCGGCTGGGTACTACAGCAACGAGAACGGCGCCTTCCAAGATCTGAGGCTGAACAGCCGCAAGCCGATGCAGGTGTGGGTGGACTACGACGCCCAAGCCAGGCGAATCAACGTGACATTAGCACCTGTGCAGGTACCAAAGCCCAGGAATCCTCTCCTCTCCGAGGCTATTGATCTCTCCACGGTCATGGTGGAAGAGATGTACGTCGGCTTTTCTGCTTCTAGCGGTACTCCCGGTGATAATCACCACTCTGTCCTTGGATGGAGTTTCAGCTTCGACGGACCCGCCCCGACGCTAGACTTCTTCAAGCTCCCCGCCCTGCCGCGCCTAGGTCCCAAGCCTCGGCCCAAGATCTTGGACGCCGTGTTGCCACCGGCCGCAGTATCGCTTGTCATTGCCGTGCTAGCTGCCGTGTTCTTCTTCTTGTGGCATCGGCGCCGATTTGCCGAGGTGAGAGAAGATTGGGAGGATGAGTTCAGCCCACATCGTTTCGCATACAAGGATTTGTTTCATGCCACTGAGGGCTTTTCGGGTAGGAATTTACTTGGAGTAGGAGGATTTGGAAGAGTGTACAGAGGATTGCTTTCTGTGTCCAATTTAGAGGTTGCGGTGAAGAGGGTGTCACATGATTCTAAACAAGGACTAAGGGAGTTCATTGCGGAGGTGGTGAGCATTGGCCGTCTCCAACACCGGAATCTCGCACGGTTACTAGGCTACTGCCGTCGGAAGGGTGAACTTCTCTTGGTTTATGAGTACATGAAAAATGGTAGTCTTGACAAGTACTTGTATACTCAAAATAAGCCAGCTCTACATTGGCCTGAAAGGTATCGGATCATCAAAGGTGTCGCATCAAGCTTGTTGTATCTTCATGAGGAATGGGAACAAATTGTCATCCATCGGGATATAAAGGCTAGCAATGTGCTCTTGGACAGTCAGATGAATGGACGGCTCGATGATTTTGGTCTAGCAAGGTTATACGACCATGGCACGGTTTCTAAAACAACACATGTGGTGGGCACCATGGGGTACCTTGCACCGGAACTTATACGCACCGGGAAGGCAACACCCTTAACCGATGTGTTCGCATTTGGTGTGTTTCTCCTTGAGGTCGCATGTGGGCGTAGGCCAATCAACAGTACCAAGGATATCACAGAGTTAGTGTTGGTCGATTGGGTGCTTGAACATCACCGCAACGGCTCAATTCTTGACGTGGTCGATCCACGTCTTATGGGGAATTTCAACCCAGAGGAAGCCACCCTCCTGCTCAAATTAGGTTTGTTATGCTCCTACCCATCGGCCAATGCAAGACCTAGCATGCGAAAGGTCATGCAATACCTGGACCGCGACCAGTCAATTCCTGACATGTCCGCCTACATGAGTTACAACaggatagcaatgatgcagaaTGAAGGGTTCGATTCATACATAATGTCGTACCCTTCATCGAATATGAATATTTGTGTTGTATCTGGTGAGTCTTCGGTGTCAATTCTTGAAGAGGGAAGGTGA
- the LOC125535839 gene encoding angio-associated migratory cell protein-like, with translation MSISGEVPDEGSDGEEVFIDEQDIIQEIHLDEEDLPDHDDDDEDDEEDQEMDEVEDHSAYAFHGHTDEVFAAACSPVDASLVVSGGKDDRGFLWRIGSEQDFQELTGHGDTVCTVAFSSDGKLVACGSMDGQINVWDTATRTLQGTLEGSSGSGFEWLRWHPRGHLIIAGSEDCNVWMWNADHNAFLNTFAGHSSTVTCGDFTPDGKLICSGSDDATLRIWDPKSAQCRHVVRGHGYHTQGLTCLAITPDSQSIVSGSEDNSVHIVSINSGQVVGSLVGHTNSIECIGISSRYNWVATGSIDRTLIIWDLARQAIRSTCEHDEGVTCLAWLGSSRYVASGCIDSVVRIWDSLSGDLARTFSGHRDVVQSLAVSADGNSIVSVSTDKSARVFDISMFK, from the exons ATGAGTATCTCAGGCGAGGTCCCCGACGAAGGCTCTGACGGCGAGGAGGTCTTCATCGACGAGCAGGACATCATCCAGGAGATACACCTTGACGAGGAAG ATCTCCCCGACCATGACGATGATGACGAGGACGATGAGGAAGACCAAGAGATGG ATGAGGTTGAGGATCATTCAGCTTATGCATTTCATGGGCATACAG ATGAGGTCTTTGCTGCTGCGTGCAGTCCTGTAGATGCATCACTTGTTGTCTCTGGTGGTAAAGATGACAGAGGGTTTCTTTGGAGGATTGGATCTGAACAGGATTTTCAGGAGCTGACTG GACATGGAGACACGGTGTGCACTGTCGCTTTCAGTTCAGATGGGAAATTGGTGGCTTGTGGAAGTATGGATGGACAGATAAATGTATGGGATACAGCTACACGGACACTTCAGGGAACGCTTGAGGGTTCCTCAGGATCAGGCTTTGAG TGGCTCAGATGGCATCCACGCGGTCACTTGATAATTGCAGGATCAGAAGACTGTAACGTATGGATGTGGAATGCTGACCACAATGCATTTCTGAATACATTTGCTGGTCACAGTAGCACAGTGACATGTGGTGATTTTACCCCTGATG GTAAGCTTATATGTAGTGGATCTGATGATGCAACATTGAGGATATGGGATCCCAAAAGCGCACAATGCAGACATGTTGTTCGGG GTCATGGCTATCATACTCAAGGATTGACATGCTTAGCCATTACTCCGGACTCCCAGTCAATTGTTAGTGGCTCAGAGGATAATTCTGTGCACATTGTGAGCATAAACTCAGGCCAG GTTGTTGGTTCATTAGTTGGCCACACCAATTCCATCGAGTGCATTGGCATCTCGTCGAG GTACAACTGGGTGGCTACAGGGAGCATTGATAGAACTCTCATTATCTGGGACCTTGCTCGTCAAGCAATTCGATCTACTTGCGAGCATGAT GAAGGTGTGACATGCCTGGCGTGGCTGGGTTCGTCGAGGTATGTAGCGTCGGGGTGCATCGACAGCGTGGTGCGCATCTGGGACAGCCTCTCCGGGGACTTGGCTCGCACGTTCAGCGGGCACAGGGACGTCGTGCAGTCGCTGGCTGTCTCTGCCGACGGCAACTCCATAGTCTCGGTCTCCACGGATAAATCTGCCCGCGTCTTTGACATCTCTATGTTCAAGTGA